In Vitis vinifera cultivar Pinot Noir 40024 chromosome 4, ASM3070453v1, the genomic window ACCTCCTTCAATTTTATCTAGCAATTTATCTACTCTTGTAATATTCAAATACAAAGCATATTCAGTACATCTCAAACAAATCGAAACTAACTTCTAGTATAGCCTGCTTGCTTGTTTCCATACAATATGCAAGTAAATTTTAGGATAATTGTTATGTTTCAGAAACTATATATTTGCCTTTATATTGCTTTTCTGgattggattttctttttcattcttaaaTTACGTTAACAGAGGAGAGAATTGTCAGTGACTTGGCTCGGATCGCGGTGATCATATGGTTATTTGTGGTGCTGATTCTTACTCAAAGTTACACAGCCAGCTTGACTTCAATGTTAACAGTTCAACAGTTCAACAGCTTAACCCAACTATCACTGATATAAATGAGCTCATAAAGAAGGGGGAGCGTGTAGGTTACCAATATGGCTCTTTCGTTTATGAATTCTTGATCAAGTCGATGAAATTTGATGAGTCCAAGCTTGTAAAGTATGAGTCACCAGAAGAACTggatgaattattttcaaaaggtGGAATTGCTGCTGCATTTGATGAAATCCCTTACATGAAGGTTTTCCTTGCAAAATATTGCTCCAAATACACTGCAGTTGGACCAACATACAAGTTTGATGGGTTTGGATTTGTAAGTGTTCTCTCTTAAAGTGTACAAATTTTCATGCAGCGGTTTctgattttttatcatttcaggTCTTTCCAAAGGGTTCACCCCTTGTAGCGGATGTTTCAAGGAAAGTTTTAAGCGTGACCGAGGGAGCTAAATTGTTAGAATTTGAGAAGGCATGGTTTGGGCAAACAACCAGTTGTCCAGAGCTCACCAGCTCAGTTTCTTCAAACAGTATCGGCCTTAATAGCTTTTGGGGCCTATTCCTCATTGCTGGAGTCGCTTCATTTGTAGCTCTCGTCGCATGCATCACCACATTCCTTTATGAAAATAGAGACGCCATAATAAACTTGAATCCCCCATCTTCCATATGGAGAAAAATTAAAGCCATGGCTACACGCTTTGATGACAAAGATCTCAGGTCCCATACCTTTAGAAAAAGTGATCAACTTCCAGACAAGGGGCATCAAAGCCATGGATGCAGTTACAGCCTCGCCAGCTACACCAACTTCCCTCCAAGTCCATCAAGCCTTCTGATCCCAACACACAGCGATTTTGCCTTCTTTGGAGAACAAGGAACACCTTCTTCTGGACATGGTGATCCAGTCAGTCCAAATCGGCCGATGTCTCCTCACATATTGTTTGAATATGAGCTTGCTAATTTAAATCACGAGCAAACAAGACCGCCTGTAATTGAATAACTGATCGATTACTTCGTTTTTCTTTCCTGTGTATTTTATGCCGGTGGCACCATTACCCACAACCatgaatttcaaaagaaaaaaaatgtagttgTACCCCATAGGCATTTTAGTTAACACGGTGATGTACATTTAATTTGCggctaaaattaaaaataataaataaataaataattatttactaCAAATTTATGTGATTGTTAAATGCCATCTATTTGCTATGAACAATAATTCATCACTGAGAAATTGATTTGTTatgaaataaaatgttattgCAAAAAGCCATTTCTTACCATAAAAATACCTTCTTTAGCGTTACggaaaattgagaaatttgtTGTAAAGAATTTTCCGAAAATTGAGAAATAATCGAAGTGGGACTGAATGTCCAGGACTAGGACAGGGAGGTCCAGTTTTCAAACCATCGCAGATATGACgcaaaacattattttaaaatctatattAGTCAACGGTTCCTACAATTTTGACAGGACACGGAAGACCCATTACTCAAGCCATTACTTGCgcatgcttttctttttttttcttttttttttggctttttaaatgaaaatcaaactcAACCTTCCCACATTGATTATTGCCTTAGATTCCGTCAAAATCACGAATTTATTGCTGCCCAACGCAACAGGTCAACTTCCTGCatccaaaaaaaatcaatatttttaaagattgtCCTTACACTAGCTACGTGGTTGACATTGCTACGGAGGGAATGTAAGGATAGATATTCATTTTCATGGTTATTCTTTTGTGCAGATAATCCATTAATTCTAAATGATGTAATCTCtggtgaaaataaatattttttattttaaaaattataattttcaacTGAGTGGTAGTCACGTATCATCATTAAACCTATTAAACTCCATTTCCACGCACCCGAGTGCAGAAGATGATAAGTTGACCATGTGCCACCTAACACACAGCTGGGGATTATTGGAATTCTGCTACAGGCGATGAGTAGCTCCGTGGAGTTCATCGTGAAAACCTCTCTCTTATGAATTTTATGAGTCAAATGCTAACGCAAGAAGGAAGCTAAAATGTGTGTTTCCATGGAAGAATATTTATAAGGATATATTCTGATCATGATTTTATCATTATAAGTTAcactttctaatttaattaatattgtaAGAGATTCTATCTTTGACCGCCTCAACTCGCCCAAGAAGTGTTGGTTGGGTTTTGTATTCACAACTATCCATCTGGGTCCTCTTGTTACAGTGCCTTCTCTTCTAGGCTTCTAATTCTTACTTTTTCAAATTCTAGACCCTATAAATGAGCTGTATTCTGCATTATTGTGAATCACCAAGCTTCCCAAAAGTAGTTCAAAGATGAGAAACGACCTTGCCCAACAGGGGTTCGCCCTCTTCTTTCTCTCCCTATGGGTTCTCTTCATAGAAATGGGCATGGCGCAGAACACAACAATCCCAGTTAACGTGGGAGTGGTCCTTGACTTTGATACATCGTTTGGAAAGATGGGTCTGAGCTGCATCCCCATGGCCCTCTCAGATTTCTATGCCTCTCATGGTAACTACAAGACTAGGCTCGTTCTGAAGACTAGAGACTCCAGAAGAGATGTTGTTGGTGCAGCTGCAGCAGGTACTCCATCCCtgtctctctcgctctctcacTTTCTCCTTCATCAATGTTTATGATTAATCATCTCGTTTGGAGCATTGTTGATGGAATGAGATTAGAATTGCATTAGTATTACtgagaaaaatgaaagcaaGTGATCTTTATCAGTCACCCCCATTTGGTTTTCAGGAAAAATCCCCTTACTCTTTGAGAATTAGAAAGCATAATTCGAAGTAGTTCATCATTTGGGAAGTAATTTTTTGAGATACCTGCTCTGATAAAGtgagaaaattatgaaattgacaTTGAATCTTCAGCCCGTAATTTTTTTGACATTGAACATTTTCTATCTCAGCTTAGAGACCcaaatgaaagttttgaaatataaaatatactaGTATACCCAATTAATTCTCAGCACAGCTCTTCACCAGATGAAGAAGATGGTTGGTCGTTTAACAAACCACATTGTCAACTGCCGATGGCAAAAGGTCTCCATAAATTGTGCCATGGTCTTTTAACAAGGCAACTTTTCGTGACCATATGGCTGATGAAGAGGTCAGCTGACAGTTCAATGGCGGCTAAAAGTCTGTCGAAAATTGCGGatgggatttaaaaaaaatcaggcAAGAATTGGGTTTTGAGCCCAACTAGCCCAAAAATTGACCAAATATCCATATATCATTCACATTTAAACCCAATACTCAATTAAAGCgtaaaaattaagttaaggATATTATTCTTCATTAATCAGTAAAATACCCTTAACTCGTACATATAGTtagtgtaattttttttttttcccttttctattcccAATTAagtattacttatttttaatttttttttttccttttaaagatattgaatctttttactcttattataagtaaggataaaaaaatttcatataaaatttaatggataatcaattaatgaaatttaattctttttattattttcatataaaaaatagtactaaacaaagttttcaatttttctttttaaaaatagttttcattttttaattaaatgttttttctaaaagaaaatataaaaaatataaatcatattaccatttttttagaaagtattttttaaaatagtttttgaacgtaatttttctttatttataatttaaaataaaaaataatgctgatttttaattattaataaaaaaagtcctaaaaaataatgaaaaattcaaatggttgaaataaaattattatgattatatGAATAATGGTacaataaatattgaaaaagctTATGTGAAAGGTCAATGGGTATTTTGGTCTTTTAAtatcttatatcatttttatcaattatGTAAGTTATATGGACCAAACCTTAATTTTTGGGTCCAGCTGATCCAAAACACAGTTGTCTCAAAAATCACCCCCATACTGTGGCTGCAGTAGGTCGTAGAGAATATATATTTGACTTTGCActgatatatataaatattaccGTGTCTTCACGAGTTAAGGCAAAGTAGGAAGTTACCAAAGGTCAAACACGTTGCCTCTGATCCATGATGATAAGATGTCAGTTTTTTCATCTGATGAACATGATCTGTTGTTTGATCTACTGGAAAAGATCCCTTTGTTAATGTCTCATAACAGAGTAGGAAGATTATTGGTAATCTGTTGGTGaaattttatatctattttgtTATGTTTGCATGTCTGATTGCTGAGAAGGATGTTagaaattaagaatatattaGAGTTTGCTTctgtgttttttattattttgaacattttGTGGTACTCAGCTCTAGATCTAATACAAAATGAGGAAGTGCAAGCCATCATAGGGCCAGGGTCATCCATGCAGGCCAACTTCCTGATTGTCCTGGGACAAAAAGCCCAGGTTcccattatttcattttctgCATCAAGCCCTTCTCTTTCTTCCCTCAGGAGTCAATACTTTATCCGAGCCACTCTAAATGACTCAGCTCAAGTACCAGCAATAATAGCAATTTTCCAAGCCTTTGAGTGGAGAGAAGCTGTGCTTATTTACGTAGACAATGAGTATGGGGATGGAATTATACCTTATATGACCGATGCCTTGCAAGGGATTGATGTCCGTGTCACCTACCGTAGTGTAATTTCTCCATCAGCCACTGATGATCAAATTGGTGAAGAGCTTTACAAGCTGATGACAATGCAAACTAGAGTTTTCATTGTACACATGGTTACGCCTCTCGGCTCTCGCTTTTTTACCAAAGCAGATGAGATTGGAATGATGGAAGAAGGCTATGTTTGGATACTAACTGATGGGCTAACTGACCTCTTGAGTACTTTGGATCCCTTAGTCATTGACTCAATGCAGGGGGTGCTGGGCATAAAGCCTCATGTTCCAAGAACAAAAGAGCTCGAAAATTTCAGAGTCCGATGGAAAAGGAAGTTCCAGCAAGATCATCCAAAAGATGAGACCTCTGAGCTGAACATTTTTGGATTATGGGCGTATGACGCTGCTTCTGCACTAGCCATGGCAGTTGAGAAAGTTGGGGCAACAAATTTAAGCTTCCAAAAGACTAATATTTCCAGCAATTCAACGGATCTTGACACCATTGGAGTCTCACAAATTGGTCCAAAGCTTCTCCAGTCACTGTTAAGTACGAAATTTAAAGGCCTCAGTggagattttcaaatttttgatgGTCAACTACACCCCACAGCCTTTCAGATAGTTAATGTGATTGGTAAAGGGGAAAGAGGGATAGGATTTTGGACTccgaaaaatggaattataagAAGACTGAAATTCACAAACGCAAATTCAAACACATATTCCACTTCTAAGGACAATCTAGGAGCAATTGTATGGCCTGGAGAACCTACTTATTTCCCTAAAGGTTGGGTGCTTCCAGTAAACGAGAAGAAGTTGAAAATAGGGGTTCCAGTGAAGGATGGTTTTAGTGAATTTGTAAAAGTGACATGGGATCCTAACACTAATGCAACAAAGGTCACTGGGTACTGCATAGATGTCTTTGATGCGGTGATGGGTTCACTACCATATGCTGTTCCTTACGAGTACATTCCCTTTGGAACCCCAGACGGCAAGCCTGCCGGCAACTACAACGATTTGATATATCAAGTGTTTCTAAAGGTCAGTCATACTCTTTACCCTTCCTAGTatcttcattttgtttttattggatACACAAAAGAGCACCACCATTATCAACCTATTCAATGAAATATACAAGAAGATTTCTaatttcctctgtttttattaCCAACAGAAGTATGATGCCGTGGTGGGAGATACTACAATTGTAGCGAACAGGTCCAACTATGTAGATTTTACACTACCTTACACTGAATCTGGCGTATCAATGATCGTGCCCATCAAAGACAACAAAAGCAAAAGCGCATGGATTTTCTTGAAGCCATTGACTTGGGACCTCTGGGTGACTAGTGCgtgtttctttgttttcatcGGCTTTGTAATTTGGGTTCTTGAACATCGAATAAATGAAGATTTCAGGGGCCCTCCTTCACATCAAGTAGGCACCATCTTCTGGTTCTCCTTCTCAACTATGGTGTTTGCACAGAGTAAGTTCTCTTCCCTCAAATTAACTTCATTTGCTGAAATGATGTTGATTTtctggttcttttttttttatagaggaGAGAATTGTGAGCAACTTGGCTCGGTTTGTGATGATCATATGGTTCTTTGTGGTGCTCATCCTCACTCAAAGTTACACCGCCAGCTTGACCTCAATGTTAACCGTCCAACAGCTCCAGCCAACCGTTACAGACATAAAAGAGCTAAGAGCGAAAGATGAGTATGTAGGTTACCAACAAGGCTCTTTCGTTCTCGGATTCTTGAAAAGGATGAACTTTGACGAATCCAAGTTTAGGATCTATAATTCTCCAGAAGAATTAGCTGAACTAATCTCGAAAGGGAGTGCAAATGGAGGTATTGCTGCTGCCTTTGACGAGATACCTTACATGAAGCTGTTCATTGCACAGCATTGCTCGAAATATACCATGGTTCAACCAACATACAAATTTGATGGGTTCGGATTTGTAAGTGAACTCTCCTCTCACAAACAAACACTCATTCCCAATATATATGTATCATGTgtgagtttttcttttttctttttctttttttcttgaatttcagGCCTTCCCAAGAGGTTCTCCTCTCGTACAGGATGTTTCAAGGGCAGTCTTAAAGGTGACTGAGGGAGATGAAATGGTAAAGATTGAAAAAGAGTGGTTTGGGAAAAAAACTAGTTGTTCAGATGATAATGGAAGCTCACTTTCTTCTAACAATATCAGCCTTGATAGCTTTTGGGGCCTTTTCCTCATTGCTGGAGCCACTTCATCTTTAGCTCTGATCATAGGTATTGCCATGTTCCTGCATAAACATAGAGTTGTGGTAATGGGCGAAGATTCAGTATCAGAAAAGATTAAAACCTTGGCTACACGTTTTGATCAAAAAGACCTCAGCTCTCATACTTTCAGAATACCTGACCAGCCATACAGCGGTAGCACTGAGCCTATGGCTGCAGTTGGAGCCTCTCCATCAGTGATTAACTGCTTGCCAAGGCCATCAACCCTTTCCAACCAAACCATTAATGAGATTTCCCTCTCCGGAGAACAAGGGACCTTTTCTTCAGAGCACGGTGGTGGTGGGAGCTCAACCACACCTAGTAGGCAATCATCGCCAGTGATAGTACCTGCTGTTGAGCTTGTTAATTTAAATCAAGAGAGAACAAATATACCTCCAACATCACATTAGAAAAACTGACCAtacatattttgtgtcatactTCATTGTAGTAACATTATCATTATAGTTCATAGCATGATAGGATTGTAAATCTTGCTGATTGTTGACAGGCTGAATTTAAC contains:
- the LOC100855255 gene encoding glutamate receptor 2.8, which translates into the protein MRNDLAQQGFALFFLSLWVLFIEMGMAQNTTIPVNVGVVLDFDTSFGKMGLSCIPMALSDFYASHGNYKTRLVLKTRDSRRDVVGAAAAALDLIQNEEVQAIIGPGSSMQANFLIVLGQKAQVPIISFSASSPSLSSLRSQYFIRATLNDSAQVPAIIAIFQAFEWREAVLIYVDNEYGDGIIPYMTDALQGIDVRVTYRSVISPSATDDQIGEELYKLMTMQTRVFIVHMVTPLGSRFFTKADEIGMMEEGYVWILTDGLTDLLSTLDPLVIDSMQGVLGIKPHVPRTKELENFRVRWKRKFQQDHPKDETSELNIFGLWAYDAASALAMAVEKVGATNLSFQKTNISSNSTDLDTIGVSQIGPKLLQSLLSTKFKGLSGDFQIFDGQLHPTAFQIVNVIGKGERGIGFWTPKNGIIRRLKFTNANSNTYSTSKDNLGAIVWPGEPTYFPKGWVLPVNEKKLKIGVPVKDGFSEFVKVTWDPNTNATKVTGYCIDVFDAVMGSLPYAVPYEYIPFGTPDGKPAGNYNDLIYQVFLKKYDAVVGDTTIVANRSNYVDFTLPYTESGVSMIVPIKDNKSKSAWIFLKPLTWDLWVTSACFFVFIGFVIWVLEHRINEDFRGPPSHQVGTIFWFSFSTMVFAQKERIVSNLARFVMIIWFFVVLILTQSYTASLTSMLTVQQLQPTVTDIKELRAKDEYVGYQQGSFVLGFLKRMNFDESKFRIYNSPEELAELISKGSANGGIAAAFDEIPYMKLFIAQHCSKYTMVQPTYKFDGFGFAFPRGSPLVQDVSRAVLKVTEGDEMVKIEKEWFGKKTSCSDDNGSSLSSNNISLDSFWGLFLIAGATSSLALIIGIAMFLHKHRVVVMGEDSVSEKIKTLATRFDQKDLSSHTFRIPDQPYSGSTEPMAAVGASPSVINCLPRPSTLSNQTINEISLSGEQGTFSSEHGGGGSSTTPSRQSSPVIVPAVELVNLNQERTNIPPTSH